The nucleotide sequence AAGACATTAAGAGCTAGACTATTTCAAAACCATCCCTATGGAAGACCTGTTGAGGGAATACCGGAGTCAATAAAAGGTATAAAGAGAAAAGACCTTATAGATTTTTATAAAAGACTTTACAGACCGGATGGTTCTATACTTGTAGTGGCAGGAGATCTCACTCAAAAAGAGGTTGAAGTATTAATTGAAGATTTTAAAAACTGGAAGGGAGTACCCAGGAAAGAGCAGAGGCCTGTAATTTTAGAAACACAAAAAAGATTTTCAGCCCCTTTGATTATAAACAGAGATCTCACCCAGGCAAATATTGTATACGGACTTTTCGGTATAAGAAGGAGTGACCCTGACTACTATGCCGCCTCCCTGATGAACTATATCCTAGGTGGAGGAGGTTTTAGTTCAAGACTTGTGAAGAGGATAAGGGATGAAATGGGGCTTACCTATGATGTTTCAAGTTATTTCACCCTGAATGAAGAACCTGGACTTTTTGCAATAGAACTCCAGACGAAAAATGAATCAGCCATTACAGCAATAAAGGTAATAAAAGAAGAGATAGAAAGGTTAAGGAAAGAACCTGTAACTGACCAGGAGCTTGAGGATGCAAAGGCCTATCTTACAGGAAGTCTTCCTAGAAGGATTGATACATTAAAGAAGATTGCAGATTTTCTCTCGGTGGCTGAATTTTACGGTCTAGGAGATGATTACCTCAGTAGATATCCTGATTACATCAGGTCAGTCACAAAAGATGATATAATAAAAGTGGCCAATAAGTTACTTTCAACAGAAGGACTTTTCGTAATAGTTGGCAGGGAAGGGGAGATTAAGGCCAGCCAATCTGAATAAAGTTTATATCAGCATTATCACGGGCGGTTAGCTCAGATGGGAGAGCGCCAGAATCGCACTCTGGAGGTCAGGGGTTCGAATCCCCTACCGTCCACTAGATTTTTCAAGGGGTTATGAGAGTCTCTAATTTCTCAGAAACCCCACTGTGATAAAAATTGTGATAAAAATTTTTGTCAAGCAATCTCACTGCCTCTTTTTTGTGGGCCTGACTTAGATGGGAGTATCTCAGTGTCATTGTAAGGGTTCTGTGTCCTAAGAGCTCTTGCACGGTCTTTAAATCTGCTCCACGCATGATAAGCTGACTTGCAAAAGTGTGTCTTAGGTCATGAAATCTGAAATCCCTTATTCCAGCTTTCTTAAGAGCAGCAGCAAAGCTTCTCTTAAACTCCGTGTATCGTCTACCTGTTTGTGGATTGACGAATACATAGTTTGTATCAAGTCTTCTTTGGCTGTGTAGCTTCCTGAGAAGTGCTTTCAGTGATTCATTCATTGGGATTTCTCTACGGTATCCGTTCTTGGTTCTATCCAGATAGATAAAGCCAGTTCTGAAGTCAATGTTATCCCATTTAAGGTTCAGTATCTCTCCCTTACGCATACCTGTATTAATCGCAGTGAATACTATTGGGTAGAGGTGTTTATCGCAATGTGATAAAAGCCTTTGGATTTCCTCTTCTGAAAGGAATCTAAGCCTGCTAATCTCTCCTTTTAACAGTTTCACCTTCCTTATGGCTCTTAACTGTTGCTCATTAATCAGACCCCACTCCTCAGCTTTTGTAAAAGATGCCTTCACTATGCTTATGTATCTGTTACAGGTAGCCACTGAGTATCCTTTATCCATTAAGTGAGCCTGAATTAGTTCAACTTCCTTTGTCTTTATCTCATCAAGCCTCATCTTTTTAAAC is from Thermodesulfovibrionales bacterium and encodes:
- a CDS encoding insulinase family protein; the protein is MRHLHFKIYRYLIASFITVLLITILIFPDLHAFELDVKKYKLENGLTVLHVERHELPLVSLNLLIRAGSKHEPQEKAGLASLVADMLLEGTKTMKAEEISEIIEYYGASITANTDYDYTILSLHVLKKDLPELFRIFKEIVFNPVFPEKELKKKRAILITALIKKEEEPSYLAMKTLRARLFQNHPYGRPVEGIPESIKGIKRKDLIDFYKRLYRPDGSILVVAGDLTQKEVEVLIEDFKNWKGVPRKEQRPVILETQKRFSAPLIINRDLTQANIVYGLFGIRRSDPDYYAASLMNYILGGGGFSSRLVKRIRDEMGLTYDVSSYFTLNEEPGLFAIELQTKNESAITAIKVIKEEIERLRKEPVTDQELEDAKAYLTGSLPRRIDTLKKIADFLSVAEFYGLGDDYLSRYPDYIRSVTKDDIIKVANKLLSTEGLFVIVGREGEIKASQSE
- a CDS encoding site-specific integrase codes for the protein FKKMRLDEIKTKEVELIQAHLMDKGYSVATCNRYISIVKASFTKAEEWGLINEQQLRAIRKVKLLKGEISRLRFLSEEEIQRLLSHCDKHLYPIVFTAINTGMRKGEILNLKWDNIDFRTGFIYLDRTKNGYRREIPMNESLKALLRKLHSQRRLDTNYVFVNPQTGRRYTEFKRSFAAALKKAGIRDFRFHDLRHTFASQLIMRGADLKTVQELLGHRTLTMTLRYSHLSQAHKKEAVRLLDKNFYHNFYHSGVSEKLETLITP